The Blattabacterium sp. DPU genome includes a window with the following:
- the leuC gene encoding 3-isopropylmalate dehydratase large subunit produces the protein MSKSLFDKIWGGHIIKKLENEIYVLYIDRHYIHEVTSPQAFIELKKRNLPVFRPNQIIATADHNVPTINQHLSISDSLSRKQINLLTDNCNKFGITLYELGNKNNGIVHVIGPELGYTLPGMTIVCGDSHTSTHGAFGCIAFGIGTSQVTMVMASQCLLLSKPKQMKIQLNGNLRKGVTPKDVILYIISKLGVDAGVGYFVEYMGSTIKKMSMEGRMTVCNMSIEMGAKGGLIAPDQITFDYVKKCKRFQELKRKEKEFMEYWKSLRSDDNTTFDKEYEFNAEYIEPMITYGTNPGMAIKISEKIPKLNIDHKSLKYMGFSPGESLIGKIINYIFIGSCTNSRIEDLRLVATLIKGKKKASHVHAMIVPGSNLVVKQAKKEGLDKIFKESGFDFRQPGCSACLGMNEDKIPSGEYCISTSNRNFEGRQGPGSRTLLASPLTAAIIAIEGKIVDINKYIHEKIYDFN, from the coding sequence ATGTCAAAATCATTATTTGATAAAATTTGGGGGGGGCATATTATTAAAAAATTGGAAAACGAAATTTATGTTCTTTACATAGATAGACATTATATACATGAAGTAACAAGTCCCCAAGCTTTTATTGAGTTAAAAAAAAGAAATTTACCTGTTTTTAGACCAAATCAAATTATAGCAACAGCAGATCATAACGTTCCGACGATTAATCAACACTTATCTATTTCAGATTCTTTATCGAGAAAACAAATAAACTTATTAACAGATAATTGTAATAAGTTTGGAATTACATTATATGAATTAGGAAATAAAAATAATGGAATAGTTCATGTGATTGGACCGGAATTAGGCTATACATTACCTGGAATGACAATAGTTTGTGGTGACAGTCATACTTCTACTCATGGAGCTTTTGGATGTATAGCTTTTGGAATTGGAACCAGTCAAGTTACTATGGTTATGGCTAGTCAATGTTTATTGTTATCTAAACCTAAACAAATGAAAATACAGTTAAATGGAAATTTAAGAAAAGGAGTGACGCCAAAGGATGTAATTTTATATATTATATCAAAATTAGGAGTGGATGCTGGTGTAGGATATTTTGTAGAATATATGGGTTCTACCATTAAAAAAATGAGTATGGAAGGAAGAATGACCGTTTGCAATATGAGCATTGAAATGGGAGCAAAAGGGGGATTAATAGCTCCAGATCAAATCACTTTTGATTATGTAAAAAAATGTAAGAGATTTCAAGAATTGAAAAGAAAAGAAAAAGAATTCATGGAATATTGGAAATCTTTAAGATCAGATGACAATACAACATTTGATAAGGAATATGAATTCAATGCTGAATATATTGAACCTATGATAACGTATGGAACAAATCCTGGAATGGCAATAAAAATATCTGAAAAAATTCCAAAATTGAATATAGATCATAAGTCTTTGAAATACATGGGATTTTCACCAGGTGAATCTTTGATAGGAAAAATAATTAATTACATTTTTATTGGAAGTTGCACAAATTCTAGGATAGAAGATTTAAGATTGGTAGCTACCCTAATAAAAGGGAAAAAAAAAGCTAGTCATGTACACGCAATGATTGTACCTGGATCAAATTTGGTTGTAAAACAAGCTAAAAAAGAAGGATTAGATAAAATTTTTAAAGAATCTGGATTTGATTTTCGTCAACCAGGATGTTCTGCTTGTTTAGGAATGAATGAAGATAAAATTCCTTCAGGAGAATATTGTATTTCTACATCTAATAGAAATTTTGAAGGAAGACAAGGCCCCGGATCTCGCACCTTACTTGCGAGTCCTTTGACTGCAGCTATTATAGCTATTGAAGGTAAAATTGTAGATATTAATAAATATATTCATGAAAAAATTTACGATTTTAATTAG
- the leuD gene encoding 3-isopropylmalate dehydratase small subunit gives MKKFTILISQAIPLAIEDIDTDQIIPARFLKAIKREECGKNLFIDWRYHKNGTLNKDFILNDSNFYGKILLSGRNFGCGSSREHAVWAILDYGFRVIISSFFADIFKENAFNNGLLTVEVSEYFLKKLFQTVEKNPKIKIKVDLIHQKITILKTGEFDPFHIHPYKKNCFIHGYDDIDFLISIKDDVYNFEKNKRFF, from the coding sequence ATGAAAAAATTTACGATTTTAATTAGTCAAGCAATTCCATTAGCTATAGAGGATATAGATACGGATCAAATCATTCCTGCTCGTTTTTTAAAAGCGATTAAACGTGAGGAATGTGGAAAAAATCTTTTTATAGATTGGCGTTATCACAAAAATGGAACCTTAAATAAAGATTTTATTTTAAATGATTCTAATTTTTATGGAAAAATTCTTTTATCAGGAAGGAATTTTGGTTGTGGATCTAGTCGAGAACATGCCGTATGGGCTATTTTAGATTATGGATTTAGAGTGATAATATCTAGTTTTTTTGCTGATATTTTTAAAGAAAATGCATTCAACAATGGATTATTAACTGTAGAAGTATCCGAATATTTTTTAAAAAAATTATTTCAAACAGTTGAAAAAAATCCCAAAATTAAAATAAAAGTTGATTTAATTCATCAAAAGATTACAATTTTAAAAACAGGAGAATTTGATCCATTTCATATCCACCCATATAAAAAAAATTGTTTTATCCATGGATATGATGATATAGATTTTTTAATTTCCATTAAGGATGATGTGTATAATTTTGAAAAAAATAAAAGATTTTTTTAA
- the leuB gene encoding 3-isopropylmalate dehydrogenase, giving the protein MKKNISVIEGDGVGPEVIKQTIKVLNSIAIKYGHDFHYKNILAGSKAIEKLGDPMPKETIDNCLKSDAVLFGCVGDPKYDHNPIGMRPEDGLLKLRKKMNLYCNIRPVVVFPKLNKSPIKKKLLNKVDFIIYRELTGGIYFGKKGRYKNGEEAYDYCTYSKTEIERIGEMAFKASLHRKKKVTLVDKANVLETSRLWREVIKKISLDYPDVHLDFLYVDHASMQIIMNPKKFDIILTDNMFGDILSDESSVLTSSLGLLPSASIGNCKCMFEPIHGSFPQAKGKNIANPLGCILSGSMMLEYFGMYQEKNILEKAVKNSIEKKICTPDIIDSKLSSTTEEVGDYIEKYIISQ; this is encoded by the coding sequence ATGAAAAAAAATATTTCTGTAATAGAAGGAGATGGAGTAGGACCTGAGGTGATCAAACAAACCATAAAAGTTTTAAATTCCATAGCTATAAAATATGGTCATGATTTCCATTATAAAAATATTTTAGCGGGATCCAAAGCTATAGAAAAATTAGGAGATCCGATGCCAAAAGAAACCATAGATAATTGTTTAAAATCAGATGCTGTTTTATTTGGTTGTGTTGGAGATCCAAAATATGATCATAATCCAATAGGTATGAGACCCGAAGACGGATTATTGAAACTTAGAAAAAAAATGAATTTATATTGTAATATTCGTCCTGTAGTAGTTTTTCCTAAATTAAATAAATCTCCTATAAAAAAAAAATTGTTAAATAAAGTTGATTTTATTATATATCGTGAATTAACGGGAGGAATTTATTTTGGAAAAAAAGGTCGTTATAAAAATGGAGAAGAAGCTTATGATTATTGTACTTATTCTAAAACAGAAATCGAGAGAATTGGAGAAATGGCTTTTAAAGCTTCTCTTCATCGTAAAAAAAAAGTAACATTAGTGGATAAAGCGAATGTACTAGAAACTTCTAGATTGTGGAGAGAAGTTATTAAAAAAATATCATTGGATTATCCCGACGTGCATCTAGATTTTTTATATGTAGATCACGCATCTATGCAAATTATTATGAATCCTAAAAAATTTGATATCATTTTAACAGATAACATGTTTGGAGATATTCTTTCAGACGAATCTAGTGTTTTAACGAGTTCTTTAGGGTTACTTCCTTCAGCTTCTATAGGTAATTGTAAATGTATGTTTGAACCTATTCATGGATCTTTTCCCCAAGCAAAAGGAAAAAATATAGCAAATCCTTTGGGATGTATTCTTTCAGGTTCTATGATGTTAGAATATTTTGGAATGTATCAAGAAAAAAATATTTTAGAAAAAGCAGTTAAAAATTCTATAGAAAAAAAAATATGTACTCCAGATATTATCGATTCCAAATTATCTTCCACTACGGAAGAAGTAGGTGATTATATAGAAAAATATATTATAAGTCAATAA
- a CDS encoding PD-(D/E)XK nuclease family protein: protein MRSQLLKKGIAYYGMLFKTSISHLDSFLYKNSDTKIVLFLVDSVAFNECEKIFIRKISKQGLVYDLCEKKFFSSKTRLQYDNLKVIGVSKEIEQVKTVEKIICKFIKKNKIPPNKILVIPGDNSLTIPLVHSIKKLGVDVSINIDYPLNDLPIYYTFYSIFQLLLKKKKFKKFTKKDVVQVLSNGYIQKFFLKRNSVLKKLNIENDSDYVFENEIKKYLYKNNLWIIFNIPINNIKIILISLISFIRKFKKLLITNVRKHFLELKFIFKLEVYIQKLRIIVRKNKNFSIGINDIFNIYEQFPHIENIRYIHKNQKGLYVTGFMDLFFENFDVGIITSFNEGVIPKNHKENSSFISFDIYQKLEMDKFDENFYFHHLTRIFQFSNQTYLIYKNQPDEINSGEKSRFIHRIEINSKISTEKIKKPFFPIIFKKIPIVINKKKSIIQCLDELIKKGLSPSSIHLYNYNPLLFYYKKVLKLKDKEEISYKRKIGEVIHKILKILYDPIKKNFITIDYIHTMKQNYECTIKRVFFEKKEMIEGHNMFLYYVIKNYIENFISWEEKFIKNGHKIFIKEIEKKVSAILNVGTKKVNLHGIIDRIDEYDGTTRILDYKIGFSKIKKINVSSKNIENIFYDINYANTMQLLIYVYLWFESYIFKENKKKSPIIGNVSPEMNGNILLVPITIFNSPKNNITYANYKINVLPFLIKRISDLLDPSIPLVEKFIDL, encoded by the coding sequence TTGAGATCTCAACTCCTAAAGAAAGGAATTGCTTATTATGGAATGCTTTTCAAAACATCAATTTCTCATTTAGATTCTTTTTTATATAAAAATTCAGACACAAAAATAGTATTATTCCTTGTTGATTCTGTTGCATTTAACGAATGTGAAAAAATTTTTATTAGAAAAATAAGTAAACAAGGACTAGTTTATGATTTATGTGAAAAAAAATTTTTCAGTTCAAAAACACGTTTACAATATGATAATTTAAAAGTTATTGGTGTTTCAAAAGAAATAGAACAAGTGAAAACTGTGGAAAAAATTATATGTAAATTTATAAAAAAGAATAAAATCCCTCCTAATAAAATACTTGTAATACCAGGAGATAATTCTTTGACGATTCCACTAGTACATTCTATAAAAAAATTAGGAGTTGATGTATCTATCAATATAGATTATCCATTAAATGATCTTCCTATTTATTATACTTTTTATTCTATATTTCAATTACTGTTAAAAAAAAAGAAATTCAAAAAATTCACTAAAAAAGATGTTGTACAAGTATTATCCAATGGATATATTCAAAAATTTTTTTTAAAAAGAAATTCAGTATTGAAAAAATTGAATATAGAAAATGATTCAGATTATGTTTTCGAAAACGAAATAAAAAAATACTTATATAAAAATAATTTGTGGATTATTTTTAATATTCCAATTAATAACATCAAAATAATTCTTATAAGTCTTATTAGTTTTATTAGAAAATTCAAAAAGTTGCTCATTACAAATGTTAGAAAACATTTTTTGGAATTGAAATTTATTTTTAAACTAGAAGTTTATATACAAAAATTAAGAATAATAGTTAGAAAAAATAAAAATTTTTCTATAGGAATTAATGATATATTTAACATATATGAACAATTTCCTCATATAGAAAATATACGATATATACATAAAAATCAAAAAGGATTATATGTGACAGGTTTTATGGATTTATTTTTTGAAAATTTTGATGTTGGAATTATTACTTCTTTTAATGAAGGAGTAATTCCAAAAAATCATAAAGAAAATAGTTCTTTTATTTCATTTGATATATATCAAAAATTAGAAATGGATAAATTCGACGAAAATTTTTATTTTCATCATTTAACAAGGATTTTTCAATTTTCAAATCAAACATATTTAATATATAAAAATCAACCAGATGAAATTAATTCTGGAGAAAAAAGTCGTTTTATTCACAGAATAGAAATAAATTCTAAAATTTCAACAGAAAAAATAAAAAAGCCATTTTTTCCTATAATTTTTAAAAAAATCCCTATTGTAATTAATAAAAAAAAATCTATAATTCAATGTTTAGATGAATTAATAAAAAAAGGATTATCTCCTTCTTCTATTCATTTATACAATTATAATCCTCTTTTATTTTATTATAAAAAAGTTCTTAAGTTAAAGGATAAAGAAGAAATCTCCTATAAAAGAAAAATAGGTGAAGTTATTCATAAAATATTAAAAATTTTATATGATCCCATAAAAAAAAATTTTATAACTATTGATTATATTCATACAATGAAACAAAATTATGAATGTACTATAAAAAGAGTTTTTTTTGAAAAGAAAGAAATGATTGAAGGACATAACATGTTTCTTTATTATGTTATAAAAAATTATATAGAAAATTTTATTTCATGGGAAGAGAAATTTATTAAAAATGGACATAAAATTTTTATAAAAGAAATAGAAAAAAAAGTGTCTGCAATATTAAATGTAGGAACAAAAAAAGTAAATTTACATGGAATTATAGATAGGATAGATGAATATGATGGAACAACTCGTATTCTTGATTATAAAATAGGATTTTCAAAAATTAAAAAAATCAATGTTTCTTCAAAAAATATTGAAAATATTTTTTATGATATAAATTATGCAAATACTATGCAATTACTGATTTATGTTTATTTATGGTTTGAATCTTACATATTTAAAGAAAATAAAAAAAAATCTCCTATCATAGGAAATGTTTCCCCAGAAATGAATGGAAACATATTACTAGTTCCTATAACTATTTTTAATTCTCCAAAAAATAACATAACATATGCAAATTATAAAATAAATGTTCTTCCATTTCTTATTAAAAGAATTTCTGATTTACTAGATCCTAGTATTCCTCTCGTAGAAAAATTTATTGACTTATAA
- a CDS encoding bifunctional riboflavin kinase/FAD synthetase, whose product MKIYSLIDEFSSNYPCVFTLGVFDGVHIGHKKIIQNLILRSKKKYCSVLLTFHPHPKEILNSDKNFFYLNTLSERIYKLKKTGIEHLIIHPFTINFSRLKTKDFLKKILHPKYKIKKIVTGYDSHIGKNRDNSYEELKKISHIYGVRVYQVHPQKFKKKIVSSTHIRKSLLLGNIQWANQALGYFYTLSGNVIQGKGIGKKINFPTANIQVDSKKLIPKKGVYAVKINYLNNMYLGMLNIGINPTIERENKKIKIEVHIFDFFENIYGKKIDVLMIHIIREEKKFNSIQELITQIYIDKINVKKFFSREKKN is encoded by the coding sequence TTGAAAATTTATTCATTAATTGATGAATTTTCTTCTAATTATCCATGTGTATTTACACTTGGAGTTTTTGATGGGGTTCATATAGGTCATAAAAAAATTATTCAAAATTTAATTTTGAGATCTAAAAAAAAATATTGTTCCGTTCTGCTTACTTTCCATCCACATCCAAAAGAAATTTTAAATTCAGACAAAAACTTTTTTTATTTAAACACACTTTCTGAAAGAATATATAAATTAAAGAAAACTGGAATAGAACACTTGATTATTCATCCTTTTACTATAAATTTTTCAAGATTAAAAACAAAAGATTTTTTGAAAAAAATTTTACATCCTAAATATAAAATTAAAAAAATCGTTACTGGATATGATTCTCATATTGGAAAAAATAGAGACAATTCTTACGAAGAATTAAAAAAAATATCTCATATTTATGGAGTAAGAGTTTATCAGGTTCATCCCCAAAAATTTAAAAAAAAAATAGTTAGTTCTACTCACATACGTAAATCTCTTTTATTAGGAAATATCCAGTGGGCAAATCAAGCTTTAGGATATTTTTATACATTATCTGGTAATGTGATACAAGGAAAAGGAATAGGAAAAAAGATTAATTTTCCCACAGCAAATATACAAGTAGACTCTAAAAAATTAATCCCTAAAAAGGGAGTTTATGCTGTAAAAATTAATTATTTAAATAATATGTATTTAGGAATGTTAAATATAGGAATAAATCCTACGATAGAGAGAGAAAATAAAAAAATAAAAATAGAAGTGCATATATTCGATTTTTTTGAGAATATATATGGAAAAAAAATAGATGTTTTAATGATTCATATCATCCGTGAAGAAAAAAAATTCAACTCTATACAAGAGTTAATAACTCAAATATATATAGATAAAATCAATGTAAAAAAATTTTTTTCTCGTGAAAAAAAAAATTGA
- the atpD gene encoding F0F1 ATP synthase subunit beta: MHKKKFKGIITKIIGPVIDVSFNKGSYLPKIYDALEVCLSKDNKIVLEVQQHMGDSNVRCISMEVTDGLQRGQEVYALDKPICVPIGEYINGRVFNVLGDCIDGLGDVDRSKVKPIHSASPAFVDLSTDTEILYTGIKVIDLIEPYPKGGKIGLFGGAGVGKTVLIQELINNVAKGHGGQSVFAGVGERSREGNDLLREMLESGIIKYGKSFMESMKKGYWDISKVDKESLKKSKATFVFGQMNESPGARARVALSGLTLAEYYRDQYLDGKKGQDVLFFIDNIFRFTQAGSEVSALLGRIPSSVGYQPTLSSEMGAMQERITSTRTGSITSVQAVYVPADDLTDPAPAITFSHLDATTVLSRKIASLGIYPAVDPLDSTSRILSPDIIDKNHYDCAQRVKEILQKYNSLQDIIAILGIEELSEEDQLTVFRARRVQRFLSQPFHVAKQFTGIEGEFVKIEDTIKGFNMIIDGELDEIPEAAFNLKGTIEQVIKSGKKMLSI; this comes from the coding sequence ATGCACAAAAAAAAATTTAAAGGAATAATTACTAAAATTATAGGACCAGTAATTGATGTTTCTTTTAATAAAGGATCTTATCTTCCTAAAATTTATGATGCTTTGGAAGTATGCTTATCTAAAGACAATAAAATTGTATTAGAAGTTCAACAACATATGGGAGATAGTAATGTTCGTTGTATATCTATGGAAGTAACAGATGGACTACAAAGAGGACAAGAAGTTTATGCATTAGATAAACCAATTTGTGTTCCTATTGGAGAATATATTAATGGTAGAGTTTTTAATGTTTTAGGAGATTGTATAGATGGATTAGGAGATGTAGATAGATCTAAAGTTAAACCTATTCATAGTGCATCTCCTGCATTTGTAGATTTATCGACTGATACAGAAATTTTGTATACGGGAATTAAAGTTATAGATTTAATAGAACCTTATCCTAAAGGAGGAAAAATTGGATTATTTGGGGGAGCAGGAGTAGGAAAGACTGTATTGATACAGGAATTAATTAATAATGTAGCGAAAGGACATGGAGGACAATCTGTTTTTGCAGGAGTTGGAGAAAGATCTAGAGAAGGAAACGATTTATTAAGAGAAATGTTAGAATCTGGAATTATAAAATATGGAAAGTCTTTTATGGAATCAATGAAAAAAGGATATTGGGATATTTCTAAGGTAGATAAAGAATCTTTAAAGAAATCTAAAGCAACTTTTGTTTTTGGTCAAATGAACGAATCTCCTGGAGCAAGAGCAAGAGTAGCTTTATCAGGATTAACATTGGCTGAATATTATAGAGATCAATATTTAGATGGAAAAAAAGGACAAGATGTATTGTTTTTTATAGATAATATATTTCGTTTTACTCAAGCTGGATCAGAAGTTTCAGCATTATTAGGAAGAATTCCATCATCAGTTGGATATCAACCTACTTTATCTTCTGAAATGGGTGCTATGCAAGAAAGAATCACTTCTACTAGAACAGGGTCTATTACTTCAGTACAAGCTGTTTATGTTCCTGCAGATGACCTTACTGATCCTGCTCCTGCTATTACATTTTCGCATTTGGATGCAACTACCGTTCTTTCCAGAAAAATAGCATCTTTAGGAATTTATCCTGCAGTAGATCCTTTAGATTCCACTTCACGTATTTTATCTCCAGATATAATTGATAAAAATCATTATGATTGTGCACAAAGAGTAAAGGAGATATTACAAAAATATAATTCTTTACAAGATATTATAGCTATTCTGGGTATCGAAGAATTAAGTGAAGAAGATCAATTAACCGTTTTTAGAGCTAGACGTGTTCAACGTTTTTTATCTCAACCATTTCATGTGGCAAAACAATTTACGGGAATAGAGGGAGAATTTGTAAAAATTGAAGATACTATAAAAGGATTCAATATGATAATAGATGGAGAATTAGATGAAATTCCAGAAGCAGCTTTCAATTTAAAAGGAACGATAGAACAAGTTATCAAAAGTGGAAAAAAAATGTTATCGATATAA
- a CDS encoding F0F1 ATP synthase subunit epsilon: MKIKIISFHKILYEENINSIIAPGFYGSFQILKNHAPFISILKNGFLKLESENIKKEIKIEGGILQVKENWIIVIL, from the coding sequence ATGAAAATAAAAATCATTAGCTTTCATAAAATTTTGTATGAAGAAAATATAAATTCTATTATAGCTCCTGGCTTTTATGGATCTTTTCAAATATTAAAAAATCATGCTCCATTTATATCTATATTAAAAAATGGTTTTTTAAAATTAGAATCAGAAAATATAAAAAAAGAAATTAAAATAGAAGGTGGAATTTTACAAGTAAAAGAAAATTGGATTATTGTTATTTTATGA
- the pdxA gene encoding 4-hydroxythreonine-4-phosphate dehydrogenase PdxA, which yields MKKKIKVGFTTGDINGIGIEIFLKVCCKKKLLDFFTPILFGSTKLCFYYKKILNIEINNIREVKSFQEVVDYKINIFNIWKEDIQFESIKINHPESGKYPILSLKKAVKALKEGKIDVLVTAPVNKKYMNFSNFSFVGHTEYLQNILEGESLMFMIHDILKIALVTNHLPLKKVSSELNTKKIIKSIKILRQSLIMDFSVEKPKIAVLGCNPHLSDNGLIGNEEKIQIKPAIDNLFQKQGWLVFGPYPSDSFFGNQSYRNFDAVLAMYHDQGLIPFKILTSNQGVNFTAGLSHIRTSPDHGVAYDIAKRGIANENSFEEAIFNAIKIFKNRKEYMKFGSLKLS from the coding sequence ATGAAAAAAAAAATTAAAGTAGGATTTACCACAGGCGATATAAACGGAATAGGAATAGAGATTTTTTTGAAAGTATGTTGTAAAAAAAAACTTTTAGATTTTTTTACTCCGATATTATTTGGATCTACCAAATTATGTTTTTATTATAAAAAAATTTTAAACATAGAAATCAATAACATACGAGAAGTAAAAAGTTTTCAAGAAGTTGTTGATTATAAAATCAATATATTCAATATATGGAAAGAAGACATTCAATTTGAATCTATAAAAATAAATCATCCTGAATCAGGAAAATATCCTATTTTATCTTTAAAAAAAGCCGTAAAAGCTTTGAAAGAAGGAAAAATAGATGTCCTTGTAACAGCTCCGGTTAATAAAAAATATATGAATTTTTCAAATTTTTCATTTGTAGGTCACACTGAATATCTTCAAAATATTTTAGAAGGAGAATCTTTAATGTTTATGATTCACGACATTTTAAAAATAGCTTTAGTAACTAATCATTTGCCTTTAAAAAAGGTAAGTTCAGAATTAAATACAAAAAAAATAATAAAATCAATTAAAATTTTACGTCAATCTCTTATCATGGATTTTTCTGTAGAAAAACCTAAAATTGCAGTATTGGGATGTAATCCACATTTAAGTGATAATGGATTAATAGGAAATGAGGAAAAAATACAAATTAAACCAGCTATTGATAATTTATTTCAAAAACAAGGATGGTTAGTTTTTGGCCCTTATCCTTCAGATAGCTTTTTTGGGAATCAAAGCTATCGAAATTTTGATGCTGTTTTAGCTATGTATCATGATCAAGGATTAATTCCTTTTAAAATACTAACCTCTAATCAAGGTGTCAATTTTACAGCTGGTCTGTCTCACATACGAACATCTCCTGATCATGGAGTGGCCTATGATATAGCTAAAAGAGGAATTGCTAATGAAAATTCATTTGAAGAAGCAATATTCAATGCTATAAAAATATTTAAAAATAGAAAAGAATACATGAAATTCGGTTCATTAAAATTATCATAA
- a CDS encoding riboflavin synthase, with the protein MFTGIVEYTAKVHQLSRDQNNLCLTFINPFLNKEIQINQSISHNGICLSIMNINQKTYSVLASEETLLCTNLNFLKLKDKVNLERSMMLHERLNGHIVQGHVDTIATIVNIENRNGSWLFFFRSKKKLDHVVVEKGSITINGISLTIVTYNQYIFNVSIIPYTYRKTNLHMMKIGDIVNVEFDIIGKYMNKHIQECKKKM; encoded by the coding sequence ATGTTTACTGGTATCGTAGAATACACTGCAAAAGTACATCAATTAAGTCGAGATCAAAACAATCTTTGTCTAACTTTTATAAATCCATTTTTAAATAAAGAAATTCAAATTAATCAAAGCATTTCTCATAATGGAATATGTTTAAGCATTATGAATATCAATCAAAAAACTTATTCAGTTCTGGCTTCTGAAGAAACTTTATTATGTACTAATTTAAATTTTTTAAAACTTAAAGATAAAGTAAATTTAGAAAGGAGTATGATGTTGCATGAAAGATTAAATGGACATATAGTTCAAGGACATGTAGATACGATTGCTACGATTGTTAATATTGAAAATAGGAATGGAAGTTGGCTATTTTTTTTTAGGTCTAAAAAAAAATTGGATCATGTAGTTGTAGAAAAAGGTTCTATTACTATTAATGGAATAAGTCTTACTATAGTAACATATAATCAATATATATTTAATGTATCTATTATTCCTTACACTTATAGAAAAACCAACCTTCATATGATGAAGATTGGTGATATTGTCAATGTAGAATTTGATATCATAGGAAAATATATGAATAAACATATACAAGAATGTAAAAAAAAAATGTAA